The following coding sequences lie in one Mercenaria mercenaria strain notata chromosome 5, MADL_Memer_1, whole genome shotgun sequence genomic window:
- the LOC123558456 gene encoding uncharacterized protein LOC123558456 produces the protein MSQASKPHHFIRVSAGMRYDMEVWELFLKDFNGICYFSDLHWTSSVDLELFTDACGNSDYGCGAYFQGRWCFLQWPSDLPCEVLKDITYLELIPIMLALSVWGHLLNKKKILFRTDNNSLVHIINTRSSKNDRVMNLIRQLVLFTLKYGIQFKALHISSTRNEITDAISRLQWDRLARLLPVGASLEPEEIPVSFLEIFNQKLTN, from the coding sequence ATGTCTCAGGCAAGTAAACCTCATCATTTCATTAGGGTATCTGCTGGAATGCGATATGATATGGAAGTATGGGAACTATTTTTAAAGGATTTCAATGGTATCTGTTACTTTAGTGACCTTCACTGGACCAGTTCTGTTGATCTCGAACTATTCACAGATGCTTGCGGCAATAGTGACTATGGGTGTGGAGCTTACTTTCAAGGAAGGTGGTGCTTTTTGCAATGGCCGTCCGATCTGCCGTGTGAGGTCTTAAAAGACATAACTTACTTAGAGCTCATACCAATCATGCTTGCTCTGTCTGTTTGGGGTCATCTcttgaacaaaaagaaaattctgTTTAGAACTGATAACAATTCATTAGTGCATATTATAAATACACGATCGTCAAAAAATGACAGGGTTATGAACTTAATACGTCAGTTAGTTCTTTTCACCCTTAAGTATGGTATTCAGTTTAAAGCTCTCCATATTTCGTCCACCCGTAATGAAATCACAGATGCCATTTCTCGTTTACAGTGGGATCGTCTTGCCAGACTTCTACCGGTTGGAGCATCATTGGAACCGGAAGAAATCCCAGTTTCATTTCTAGAAATTTTCAATCAGAAATTGACAAACTAG